A single window of Solea solea chromosome 9, fSolSol10.1, whole genome shotgun sequence DNA harbors:
- the fkbp2 gene encoding peptidyl-prolyl cis-trans isomerase FKBP2, whose amino-acid sequence MRMFLLFAVTLLTLSPAAASGAEKKKKLQIGIKKRVDNCPIKSRKGDVLNMHYTGKLEDGTEFDSSIPRDRPFTFTLGTGQVIKGWDQGLLGMCEGEKRKLVIPSELGYGDRGAPPKIPGGATLIFEVELLSIDRRSDL is encoded by the coding sequence ATGCGGATGTTTTTGCTGTTTGCGGTGACGCTGCTGACTCTGAGCCCGGCGGCGGCGAGCGGAgccgagaagaagaagaagctgcagaTCGGCATCAAGAAGCGAGTGGACAATTGTCCGATTAAGTCCCGTAAAGGAGACGTGCTCAACATGCACTACACGGGCAAGCTGGAGGACGGCACGGAGTTTGACAGCAGCATCCCCCGCGACAGGCCCTTCACCTTCACCCTGGGCACCGGGCAGGTGATCAAAGGCTGGGACCAGGGCCTGCTGGGCATGTGCGAGGGCGAGAAGAGGAAGCTGGTCATCCCCTCCGAGCTGGGCTACGGAGATCGGGGAGCTCCGCCGAAGATCCCCGGAGGAGCAACGCTCATCTTCGAGGTGGAGCTGCTCAGCATCGACAGGAGATCCGACCTGTGA
- the ncbp2as2 gene encoding protein NCBP2AS2, which produces MLSRMLFTLINNLRVVEKLAESRPIRRAAQLTAYAITKAQIAGRDASGRVMRSQTMRQVRDEAGKVPSDLGEVGTRLRRVKDTFVNEVKEGWKDGSRQIKK; this is translated from the coding sequence ATGCTCTCTCGTATGTTGTTCACGCTCATCAACAACCTCCGCGTCGTCGAGAAGTTGGCTGAGTCTCGCCCGATTCGCAGGGCGGCACAGCTCACGGCTTATGCCATCACCAAGGCCCAGATAGCCGGCCGGGATGCTTCGGGGCGGGTTATGCGGTCCCAGACAATGCGACAGGTCCGAGACGAGGCGGGCAAAGTCCCCAGTGACCTGGGTGAGGTGGGCACCCGGCTCAGGAGAGTCAAAGATACGTTTGTGAACGAGGTGAAGGAGGGATGGAAGGATGGCTCCAGACAGATAAAGAAATGA